The following coding sequences lie in one Chanos chanos chromosome 4, fChaCha1.1, whole genome shotgun sequence genomic window:
- the myoc gene encoding myocilin has product MLLQAVVCVLCLFAGTQGQGGATFWRGNDRSGRCQYSFTVDSPTEASCATVGGGPEVETLRSRLTVLEALVSRLVGGETGSRSGPAPPPGLQNAYREVMGEKAQLQREKDRLERQVQELQQRMEDLRQEAERLRSRPCAQPARPGSPQQNSSLQPASGESAPIRSGSPDPPREDRSSISDPAWHYGSPGYQELKAEVTEVPAPEETTGCGELVVVGDPVTHRKADSISGKYGVWMQDPEPMAPYAPDTVWRIDTVGADIRQIFGYEDLDQLSRGFPTKVLLLPEAVESTGAVLYRGSLYYQRRRSRTLLRYDLASESIAARRDLPHAGFHGQFPYSWGGYTDIDLAVDEQGLWAIYSTNKAKGAIVVSQLNPHSLEVERSWETNIRKTSVANAFMICGQLYTVASYTALNTTINYTYDTATGRGKEISVPFRNRYRYNSMIDYNPVNRQLFAWDNYHMVSYTVKLGRMQTP; this is encoded by the exons ATGTTGCTccaggctgttgtgtgtgtgttgtgcctgTTTGCTGGCACTCAGGGACAGGGTGGCGCCACCTTCTGGAGAGGCAATGACCGCAGCGGGCGATGCCAGTATAGTTTCACTGTAGACAGTCCCACAGAGGCCAGCTGTGCCACAGTGGGTGGAGGGCCAGAGGTGGAGACCCTGAGGTCTCGCCTGACGGTGTTGGAGGCACTGGTGAGCCGTCTGGTGGGAGGGGAGACCGGGTCGAGATCTGGACCTGCACCCCCGCCCGGTCTCCAGAACGCCTACAGAGAGGTGATGGGAGAGAAGGCccagctgcagagagaaaaggaccGACTGGAGCGGCAGGTCCAGGAGCTCCAGCAGAGGATGGAGGACCTCCGTCAGGAGGCTGAGAGACTGAGGAGCAGACCCTGCGCGCAGCCAGCCCGACCCGGCAGTCCCCAGCAGAACAGCAGCCTCCAGCCAGCATCTGGTGAGTCTGCACCGATCCGGTCCGGCAGTCCGGACCCGCCCCG TGAGGACAGAAG CTCCATCTCAGACCCTGCCTGGCATTATGGCAGCCCAGGGTACCAGGAGCTGAAGGCTGAGGTGACAGAAGTACCCGCTCCAGAGGAAACAACAG GCTGTGGTGAGTTGGTGGTTGTAGGTGACCCAGTGACCCACCGTAAGGCAGACTCCATCTCTGGTAAATACGGCGTGTGGATGCAGGATCCTGAGCCCATGGCTCCTTATGCTCCCGACACGGTGTGGCGTATCGACACTGTCGGAGCAGACATCCGGCAGATCTTTGGCTACGAGGACCTGGACCAGCTCTCCCGTGGTTTCCCCACCAAAGTCCTGCTCTTGCCGGAGGCCGTGGAGAGCACCGGGGCTGTGCTGTATCGTGGTTCTCTTTACTACCAGCGCCGGCGCAGCCGAACCCTCCTCCGTTACGACCTGGCCTCCGAGAGCATCGCCGCCCGCAGGGACCTGCCCCACGCTGGGTTCCACGGGCAGTTCCCCTACTCGTGGGGCGGCTATACCGACATCGACCTGGCCGTGGATGAGCAGGGGCTCTGGGCCATTTATAGCACCAACAAGGCGAAGGGCGCCATCGTGGTCTCACAGCTCAACCCCCACAGcctggaggtggagaggagctGGGAGACCAACATCCGCAAGACGTCGGTGGCCAACGCATTCATGATTTGTGGCCAACTGTACACAGTGGCCAGTTACACAGCCCTGAACACCACAATCAACTACACATATGACACAGCCACTGGGCGAGGAAAGGAAATCTCTGTGCCGTTCAGAAACCGCTACCGTTACAACAGCATGATTGATTACAACCCAGTAAACAGGCAGCTGTTTGCTTGGGATAATTATCACATGGTGTCTTACACTGTGAAGCTGGGCAGGATGCAGACACCATGA